One Seriola aureovittata isolate HTS-2021-v1 ecotype China chromosome 3, ASM2101889v1, whole genome shotgun sequence genomic window, tttgattatttacaGGAAGAGGCAAATCTTATCAGCAGTTAGTTGGTAATTTAAAGGTAAGTTCTTTAAATCTTTATTGAAACTACTTTTACATTTGAGCATTTGTTTCCCAtcctgttaaaaataaaagtgtaacaCGGATGGAATTTGCCCTTTTGATAGAAGGGGGGAGGAGCGCTAATCCTCAACATGAAGTCAAAGGCAAACATCAGGGTGAGTGCAGGCTGAGGTGTTTTGGCAGGTGGGGAGGGCAGGTGAAGTCTGTCTGCAGTACCAAAACAATtctcttcattgtttttttaatctctccCAGGCCAAAGGTCTCGCCAGGTCTGGTTTGAAAAACTTCCTGATGCACAAGGTGGGCTTGTATTTATGTGGGCATGTGTTTCAATAGGTACAAGTTCTGCTGTGGTTTTACTGTAACActttttccttgtgtgtgtgtgtatgcatgcatgtgtgtgtgtgtgtgtattgcagaCCCATGATGAAGAACACACCCTTCAAAGAGGAGGGTCAGTGTCGCACCGCCGTGCCCGATCTGACTGCCTGCAGAATCGCCTGCCCATCACACAACACTTTGGGAAGGTGAGATCTCTTTCAAAACAGCAACACTTCTCATTTTCATGCACCATCTGTAaatctcattcatttttaaagtcttAATAAATTGGAGATACCATCCACTCATATTATATTCATGACCTAATCTgcctgttttgcttttttttatattttttctttgtgctaCTTTTGTTGCCCTGTGTCACTGTGATTCACCCCaacatttgtcatgtttgttGTGGGGATGTTGCGTTGCGATCCCTTTGCTTTGTTACTATGTTGCCTCATGTCAGTCACGTCCCCGTCGGCCTGTTAACAAGGTTAGGGCTCCAACGGACCAGGAAGACATGAAGGACAGTGGAGATACATGGGATGGGTGAGCAATGGTGCAACGTAACTGAGTAACCTGATtaaagtactgtacttaagtacaattttgagagtagtttcattttctgctgGTTTATACTTCTATGTCATTGAATTTCAGACAGAATATATCAAATTGGCTCCATATCTAACTAAATGGCTCCAATCTACATAATAAAACAGTGAAGGGGACCATTCTGCATAAATAGTACCTACTATTTTTTGCCGTTAATAAGTTCAACATTCTGATGGAAAGACttttattgctacttttacttaaaagaTCCGATTACCTGTTCCACCAGTGGggttgagagacagagaaacggGGAAAGGCAGGAAAAAGATTGTAATACACAgtatgtgttttcttgtttgtgctgttatgtgtgtttcctgcttGTTATTAGGGCTGTGTCTGGGCCTTCAGTTGAGCCTGGCTCTGAGCCCCAgaaggatgaagaagaagggGAAGATGCACTGCTGTGTGACTCGGAGGAGATGGATTTGCTTGGGGAGATTTTTGACACACTCAGCTCCCGGAGCTCCCATGACCGTGGCCTGCTGTACGGCACACGCAGCCTGGATCTGTTCGCACCAGACAGTCATGACTATATCACAAAGGTAAGAAGTGAAggaactgacacacacacacacacacacacccacaaacagaCACGCATTTCTTGTCTAACATGGgctgttgctgtgttttccaGCACGGTCCAGCCAACCCCAGCCAGGAGAGCCTGTCACTGTCCATCAGTGGCAGTGGCAGCCTGCACAGCTGGAATCTGGAAACCACAGAGGAGCTGTCAGACCTGACGGGggactctgattggctgtgccAGGACACCAGCCTacgagaggaggaggggtcagAGAGTCTGCTGGCAGCATGTGAAATGGGGGAACAAGAGAGGGGACAGAATgagggcagagagaaacaggaagaagtgAAGGTAGCAATAAATGGGAACCAAGGCGAAGACATAGACAACAGAAATAACTTTAAGGAAGTGAACtttgaggaagagagaaagaaagatcaagaaaagagagagagtttagGAGAGGAACCTGTGAAAGAAACATCGCAGAAGCAAGAGGATGAAGGGTtaaaagagaagagggaagaTGAGAGGAATCAGTGTGAGGAGGTTGCTGAGGCACGAGAAGcggaaagagaaacaaataaaatgcagaaaattgTAGGAAGAGAAGACAATGGAAAAGAGAACcaagaggagaaagacaaagacgCGCAAGGATCTTTAAACAACCTGAATCCCCTTGATCCCAACACAGTGGAGGAGCAGCAAGGACAAGAGCAAATAGCCAATCCAGAAACGTCAGGTTCTCCTGGCTCTCACAGCCTCACTGCTGACCCTAAACCTCCAGCAGGTCAGGAAAAAAGGAATGAGGAAGTagtaaagaaagaagaacaagagaTAACACAAGCCCCCCCTCCTCCTAAAGTACAATCTGCTGTGGCACGCTTCCAGTCTCAGGCATCCAGCCAGAGCTTACAGGCGAAGTCTGGGACCAAAAGCTTGGCCGAACCTGGGAGACCGTGCAACCTGTCGCGGAGCAGGgagaacacacaaactcacCCGCCGTGGGACTCAAATATATCTGAAGAGAACGACCGCTCAGAGGCACATGAGGAAGGCCCTTCTCCCATCAAAGTGTCTGAACTTAAGAAGAGATTTGAAGCTTGAAGGATTAAGCtgttgacattgtttttttttttgttattgtcaacaaatcacatgaaaaagaccaaaatcaatAGTGTGTATGTCTCTCTTAATATTTCCTATACTACCCATCTCTCCAGCCCGTCTGTGACTCCAGGTCCAAGCTTGATTGTTGCTGGAGTAAAGAGTGCATTTACTGGAGACTATTTTCAGCCATAGATTTGAATATTTACAGCAACAGGGCGCTGAATGTGCGACtgagtcagtgtgtcagtggcAGTGACTCGCTGCCTCAGTGCGACACAGGGATTTGTTTCTGATAGTTTTCATTGGATCTGTTGACaataaggaaaacaaagaaaaatcaacagACTTATCGTTGGGGGCACAAATTTGCTGTCAGGTGACTTTGCCAACATTTAGCAAATATTTAAACAGATTTCTGAATATTGTATACTTGTTGAAATGATGGTCAATTGCTCTTAGAATGGAGGAAACTAGGCAGCATggctgaaataaagaaataatgaattTTTTAACAGTGGGGACATGAAAAGGTTTGCAGATCAGCTACTGTATGATGGTGCATTTATAAGTGAGAGTATTCTAcaaatacatgtgtgtgagatagaTAAGCTCTCCACCAGCTACTGCCCAACAACTGACAAGTTCTGAGGATAATTACTGTTTTTGGTAACACAGtatctaaataaataacttaaaaccTTAATAAACTTAACATTTTGAACATCCAAGACATTTTCCCCCTTGCCTTCAATGCTCTAAGACAAGGGATAGAAAGAGCTGTAGTACTGGGTGTGCACATTGGTTTATTAATTGAACACTGTATCATACACATTGGTTAAGCATGAAATCGAGCTTCTCCAAGTTGACATAAAAGTGCATCATAGTCACCgtcactgtttttaaatcaatctCCTTTGTGGAAATAGTGTAAAAGactatgttttatatataaatacacagaacacacagtacagtaaaaaTAAGAATGCGCtttgtacaaatacaaaacatgctTCAGCTCATGTTCCCCATGCAGTGAGAGTGAAGGGAGTGTCTGTTAAGATAAGGAAATAACAACAGAGAgcgaacacacacaacatatttACTCTTCTCATGCAGTGTAACAGGTGGTGGAATTGACAGTCTGATCAGTCTGTTGTCACTGGGAATGAAAAGGTGCAGCACaaacagtgttcagtgtgtttgaagATTTCTGGTGCAAAAGACAAACATAGCTGATCCCCGAGGACAGCAGCACAGGCAACGACAGAAAACAGGAGGAATCGATCCCCAGGTTTACACGGTGACAGAAGAGTAAAGGTATGCGAGGCCACTTTTATCATATGAGACGTTCCTCTTTAGGCAGCGGTAAAGGAAGGCCAGGTTTCTCAGATCCCGCTGCTcctgtctgtttcctctcctctgcactgGGCCTGTATGttccctccatccttcttttcttcctgatgacacacagcagcagcagcagagacaagcTGAGCAgggacagcacagtggagaccAACGCTGACACTGTAGGTAGGAACAACTCCTGCATCGCCATGGTGACACAGAGCTGGGGAGGGAATAGCACAACAGGTCAGGCTGTCAGAGGGGTCTGTTAATGTATAACTCCAGATCAAAACACTGATGCTCATATgcatcatgtaaaaaaaaaaaaaaaaaaaaaaaaaaagtctttgtaaTGCTTTGGTCTATTATTTCTCAttaagttttaattatttccaaAATGTTCCAAAGAAAGAACTATGTAATTtggtacaaaaaacaacataaagtgtAACCTTGAGAATAAGATCAGCAAACCAACTGAACATAGTAAATGTGTCTTCATCCAAGCTTCCAATTCAACCTAAATGTAAAGTTTCTATTAGTAAATGTATTAGTGAGTAAATATTCCCATaggtttaaaataattttctcttttGAGAGAATTCACATGCTTCCTGTGATCAGTACCACATCAGACGATTCTTTTCACGAGACCTCAAACCTCATCCCCCAGTCTTCCTTGTAACAAACAGCTAAACTGTGTTTAGACATTTAGTCAGCGCCCGCCTCCCTGAGCAACAGAAAGATCCGATAAGGTCTGTGAGGCCTGTGTTCTTACATCTCCAACACAGCATCGGTTTCATACACAAACCGGGGATGAACCTCATCTTACGCACAAGAACAAAGGCAAAGACCACATCGGTTTGTCAGATTTATGTGGGTATAGGAGGCCTATgtgaaatcacattttatttgtagaaCACAATTTGTGAAAAAAGGCAGTTCAGTGTGCACATGTTCATATACGTAAGAGAGAAACAGATAGTGGAGAAGTGGGTTTGGAAGGTGGGCTACATACTTATGTGCCAGACTGAAAAAATAGTAGGGCTGTAAAAGATCAGTGTGTTCCTTATCGATTGATCTGCCGATAATTTGCCGATCAACTGTAAAACAATTAGCTTTTAAATTTATCAGAACATACAAGAGAATGTTCATCACGTTCTCTTAAAGTCCAAGTTGACAGGtcgcttgttttttttccccccaatcagctgtcaaaaacccaaaggtgtagtgtttaatatttattacttattaatattattattattattaagtatttGCCAGTTCATTTTCTCTAGCCTAACTCAATCAATTAAGCTCAATAATTTGCACTAAAGGATTATGAAAGTGGAAAAAGCAGAAGCAGGGTTGGTGGTTGGCAGTTAaagcacatgaaaaaaaaggagaaagactAAAAGCCAAAGGCCAAATGACCTAAGTGACCTGAAACCAACGTAACTGTCAAGGAAATGTTGATCTTTCAGGGCTGGAGAACTTTGAGTACCAGGAGAAAGATCTTATCAATTCATCACACTGACTGGAAGACCACTAAAATGTTTAAGAGGACTATTATGTCATTGCCAGGACAGGTTGCATccttggaagaaaaaaaaaaaaactgcactatAGTATATTTTGCTTTTCCATTTGtgtaaaacaggagaaaacatcCGTCCAATCCCACAAAGTATGACAGTTGAACCAAGAACCtctctgacaaacaaacaagaaagttTCTACACATTTACAGAAGGCATATTGTACTGCCTGCACAGTTAAAATTAGAGGTATTCCTCACATATGAAACCCTAACTATCACTACCCTACCCTAAATACCACTAGGCCTAATTAATGAGTCTATAAATTGGCATGTGATCCTTTGATAGGTAACACTTTACACAGGACAGGTAAACACTCGCTCCTGGCAGGAACCATAAAGGTATGAAATATACCAATAATGATGCAGTGGAAGGCAAGTAAGGAAATACAATAAACTCTCTATATAGTCCTTACACAATacagacaacagaaaagaaattgTATTTACCTGGACCTATTCAGACCAAAAacactaaccccccccccccccccagacgCATGCCTGTGCTCGGCGGAATGCCACAGGTCCTGCTACACCTGTCTAACCAGTACCCTCTCAGCTCAGTTGAGCGcttagctgctgctgtgagctgACAGGTGAAACGCTGAGAGCTGGAGAAATTAAGCAGCTCCTGTAGCTCTCCGAACCACGAAGCCGCGCAGAAACAGTTTCGGTTGTAACTCCGCTCGAAGGTTACGTGGTGTttcctttataaaaaaaaaaaaaattataaaaaaaaccgGTGGGAGTTAGTTACCTGCCGGCTATGGAGCTTCGAGGTGAGATGACCGATGTGCCCTGTGTTGACCCCTGGTTTAAAGCAAGATGCTCCGGGAAACCGACAAAACTCATAGTCCAGCAGTCAGGGGTCGACGTACCGCGACATAGCTGAAACTATTTTCTTTCACGCTCACCTGCCCTGCTCCACCTGCCACTACCAATGCAAATGAGCCTGATCACGTGTTCCATCTGCACCAATGAAGAGCAGCTGCTTATCAAtcgctctgcctctctctaaACACTACAATGatacaataatacaatttaattt contains:
- the dennd1c gene encoding DENN domain-containing protein 1B isoform X1, with protein sequence MGSRLKQNPERTFYWFFEASCPVARDKDPGVQFQFPEDFSDEESSQILPRFCFPYDIQRVRDGVAVQHFTFVLTDLEGCQRFGFCRLTNSTNTCLCILSYLPWFEVFYKLLNNLADYLTKGQTNEMKALLGALYAQPIPPAAGSVTLQMGEQLLVSTEVSHPVGHPEGQEGVPYFIAPDPRSLPSIPENRNLTELIVAVDVGNLLQLYASMLFERRILIFASKLSTLTSCVHALSAVLYPMYWQHIFIPVLPPHLLDYCCAPMPYLIGVHTSLSERVRSRGLEEVVILNVDTNTIETPFDDLKRIPSDVMSGLKVCLKRQAVSPGSGVSRAFLKAQALLFGGYRDALQGHKEGEICFNEELFLDHKSHSMRHFLQCAIHLQFFKQFIDDRLDILNKGNEPDDLFEDEILKCETTAGRGKSYQQLVGNLKKGGGALILNMKSKANIRAKGLARSGLKNFLMHKTHDEEHTLQRGGSVSHRRARSDCLQNRLPITQHFGKSRPRRPVNKVRAPTDQEDMKDSGDTWDGAVSGPSVEPGSEPQKDEEEGEDALLCDSEEMDLLGEIFDTLSSRSSHDRGLLYGTRSLDLFAPDSHDYITKHGPANPSQESLSLSISGSGSLHSWNLETTEELSDLTGDSDWLCQDTSLREEEGSESLLAACEMGEQERGQNEGREKQEEVKVAINGNQGEDIDNRNNFKEVNFEEERKKDQEKRESLGEEPVKETSQKQEDEGLKEKREDERNQCEEVAEAREAERETNKMQKIVGREDNGKENQEEKDKDAQGSLNNLNPLDPNTVEEQQGQEQIANPETSGSPGSHSLTADPKPPAGQEKRNEEVVKKEEQEITQAPPPPKVQSAVARFQSQASSQSLQAKSGTKSLAEPGRPCNLSRSRENTQTHPPWDSNISEENDRSEAHEEGPSPIKVSELKKRFEA
- the dennd1c gene encoding DENN domain-containing protein 1B isoform X2; the protein is MGSRLKQNPERTFYWFFEASCPVARDKDPGVQFQFPEDFSDEESSQILPRFCFPYDIQRVRDGVAVQHFTFVLTDLEGCQRFGFCRLTNSTNTCLCILSYLPWFEVFYKLLNNLADYLTKGQTNEMKALLGALYAQPIPPAAGSVTLQMVPYFIAPDPRSLPSIPENRNLTELIVAVDVGNLLQLYASMLFERRILIFASKLSTLTSCVHALSAVLYPMYWQHIFIPVLPPHLLDYCCAPMPYLIGVHTSLSERVRSRGLEEVVILNVDTNTIETPFDDLKRIPSDVMSGLKVCLKRQAVSPGSGVSRAFLKAQALLFGGYRDALQGHKEGEICFNEELFLDHKSHSMRHFLQCAIHLQFFKQFIDDRLDILNKGNEPDDLFEDEILKCETTAGRGKSYQQLVGNLKKGGGALILNMKSKANIRAKGLARSGLKNFLMHKTHDEEHTLQRGGSVSHRRARSDCLQNRLPITQHFGKSRPRRPVNKVRAPTDQEDMKDSGDTWDGAVSGPSVEPGSEPQKDEEEGEDALLCDSEEMDLLGEIFDTLSSRSSHDRGLLYGTRSLDLFAPDSHDYITKHGPANPSQESLSLSISGSGSLHSWNLETTEELSDLTGDSDWLCQDTSLREEEGSESLLAACEMGEQERGQNEGREKQEEVKVAINGNQGEDIDNRNNFKEVNFEEERKKDQEKRESLGEEPVKETSQKQEDEGLKEKREDERNQCEEVAEAREAERETNKMQKIVGREDNGKENQEEKDKDAQGSLNNLNPLDPNTVEEQQGQEQIANPETSGSPGSHSLTADPKPPAGQEKRNEEVVKKEEQEITQAPPPPKVQSAVARFQSQASSQSLQAKSGTKSLAEPGRPCNLSRSRENTQTHPPWDSNISEENDRSEAHEEGPSPIKVSELKKRFEA